The Elusimicrobiota bacterium region TCATCACAGGCCTCACCGGATCACCGCCACGCGCCGGACCTTGCGCGCCCCGCCGCCCTCGATGAGGGCGTAATAGGTGCCGCTGGCGACGCTGCGCCCGGACTTGTTGCGCCCGTCCCAGGTCAGGACGCCGTTGGCGCCCGCCGTGCCTTCCCAGACCTGCTCCCCGGTCAGGGACATCAGACGGACGGTCGTGCCGGCGGGGTAGTTCGCGAAGGTCAGGGCCTGCGCGCCGTACGCGCCGTTCGGCGCGCCGATCTCCCAGGGCTGGGGGAACACGACGCCGTCCGCGACCGAGGCGCCGGCCGCGGCGAAGAAGGGGGAGTAGGAGGAGAAATGGTCGAGGGTCGCGATGATCTGGTTCCCGCTCGTGTCCACGGCGGACGGCACCATGACCCAGAGCGCCGACGCGTCGTCGTAGCGCGCGATCAGCAGGCGCCGCGGGTCGGAGTCCGGAGCCAGCTGCAGCGGGTCGTACGTCAGGATCAGCCGCACCGGCTTCAGGGGCTGCAGCCCGCCCGCGGAGATGTCGACGCCGACGGCGTTGCCGAGCGCGGTCAGGCCCGCCACCGAACTGCGCGGGTTCGACAGGTCGAGGGTCACGCCCGACAGCATCGTGACGACGGTGCCGGGCGGGAAGGTGCCGGGCTCGATCTGGGCCGCGACGGAGGGGACGACGGCGAACGCCGAGGGCAAGGTCAGGGTCAAGGTCCCGCCGGCGACAGTGCCGGAGGACAGCGTCGGAGCGGTGGTCCGCGTCGAGCCGATGACGAGGTAGTTCGGGTTCCCTTCCTGGTCGAGGGAGGCCACGCGCGTGTAGTAGACCGTGCCGTAGCTCAGGCCGGCGAAGTTCGCCGTCGCGGCGCCGGCCGCCACGGAGCTCGAGCGTATGATAGTCCCGAAGGCCGGGTCGGCCGACAGCTCCGCCAGGTAGCCCTGGCAGGCCGAGGCCTGGGGCGCCAGCGGCAGCGCGGTCCACGCCACCGTCACGCTCGCCACGCCGACCAGCGGGAACGGAGCCGCCGCCGCGGCGGGCGCGTTGGCCAGGGTCGAGGCCGAGCCGATCGTCGTCCACGGTCCGTCCGGCGTCGGCGCGTTGAGGCTCAACGCGCGCACGCGCAGATAATAGAGGGTGTTCGGGCTCAGGCCCGAGACCGCGGCGAACGCGTTGGCCGTCGTCGAGGAACCCGCGACGACAGAGAAGTTCGCCAGCGCCGAGGCCTGGACGGTGAAGCTCGTCCCCGGCCCGAGCGTCGCCGTCGTCCAGCTCGTGTAGAGGGTCCCGGTCGAGCGCGAGAAGACGGCGGAGGCGGGCGCGCCCGGCGCGACCACGGTGGTCGCCGTCGACACGGCGCCGGTGTAAGCGGTCGGGGTCCCCGAGAGGTTCAGGGCCGCGACGTCGGCGAAATAGAGGCGGTTGGAGCTCAGGCCGCTGAACGAGGCCGAGACGCCGGTGGTGTTAACGCTGGCCGTCACCGGCGAGAACGAGGCGCTGGTCGCCACTCGCACCGTATACACCGTCCCGGCCGGGTTGCCGCCCGAGTTGAAGCTGAAGGTGAACCCGTCCGCGGCCTGGTTGGAGAAGGGCTGGCCCGGCAAAGTCGGATCGAGCACGAAAGTGGGCGTGGACCCGAAGGCCGCGTAATCGCTCGTGATCCCGGCGTGGGAGATCGCGATCGCGCGGGCGTAGTAGAGGGTGTTCGGCGTCAGACCGGAGAACGCGGCGAAGCCGTTGCGAGTGGTCGACGAGGCGGCGATCGCGGCGAAGTCCGCGGTCGCCGAGGCCTCGGCCCGGTACTGGGTGCCGGCCGTGTTGCCGCCCGACGACCATTGCACAGTGAAGCCCGTCTGGGAGACCCCGAGGTAAGGGGCGGTCGACGGCGCGGGAGCGGCCGCCAAGGTCACGGTCGGCGCGCCGGGGATGAGGTACGGGCCGCCGGTCGCCGCGACGCGGAAGTAGTAGCTCGCGTTCGTCGACATGCCGGTGAAGATCGCGTAGAAGTTCTTCGTCGCGCTGCTCAGCACGACCCCGGCGAAAGAGGGGGAGGTCGAGGCGTCCGCGACGTAGGTGACGCCCGAGGCGTTGCCGGCGCCGTTCCAGTCGAACCGGATCGAGGAGACGGTCGCGCCGCTGAACTGAGGGCTGATCGGGGCGACGAGGTCGGTCAAGGTCGTCGCGCCGACCGGGCCGGTCGAGGTCGCCGCCCCGAAGTAGTTCAGCGTCGCCTGGCGGAAATAGTAGGTGGTCAGCGGCGCCAGTCCGGTGACGGCGATCGAGGTGTCCGCGCGGTTCAGAGTCAGGGCCGCGAACTGGGTCCCGCTCCCGTCGGCCGCCGTCGAGGCCGTGACCGCGTACCCCCAGCACGAGAGCGCCGCCGGGGCCGCCGGGCACGCGGTCCAGGAGACGGTCACACTGTCGACGTGCGGCGCCGCCGTCGGCAGGGCCGCCGGCGGCGCGGCCAAGGTCGAGGTGCTGATGAAGGCGCCGGGGCCGTCCACGCCTCCCCCGCTGCCTTTGACGAGCACTCCCGTCGTCGTGTTCGCCGCCAGGCCGGTGTGGACGTAGGGGGGCTGGACGCCCGACGCGAAGCGCACGGTCGGGTTCGTCGAATAATAAAGCGAGTAGGCGTCCGCTCCGACGACCGAGCTCCAGCTCCAGGTGACCGAGCTCGGGCCGAGAGTCGTCGCCGTCAAGCCCGTCGGAGGGGACACGGGCTGAGGGCTCGACGCGGCCTTGCCGTAGCCCCACGAATACGAGGGCACGATCCCCGTGGCGCCGTCGGACCGCGCCTGGGCGCGCAGGATGCCGCGCAGGTCGGACACGGTGCGGGTCGGCCCGTACTGCAGGCGGGCGGCGAGTATTCCCGTCACGACCGGCGCCGCCATGCTCGTCCCGCGCAGGATGCGGTGGCGGTCGTCGGTCAGGACGAGGTTGTCGCCGGGATAGGCCGTCGTCGCCGCCGACAGGGCCGCCGCGATCACGTCCCCGGGTGCCACGACCTCCGGCTGCTGGCGCAGGTCGCGCGTGGGTCCCTGGGAGCTGAACGAGGACAGATAGCCCAGCGAGGCCTGGCTCGTGAAGTTGTAGGTGAACCCGTCGGTGGCGTCCCAGTACTTCTTCGACGCGTACGAGCCGACGCCGAAGACGTTCTGCGCGCACGCCGGCTCTCCGAGGGTCCGGGTGTTGTCGACGTACGAGGCGAAGCTGACGGCCTGGCCCGCCGGGTCCACCCAGCCGTCGACCCGCCCGCTCCCGCCGTTGACGGTGCGCGTCAGCGTCACGGAGATCGTCGGGACCGTGACCCAGGGGGACCGGTTGACGCGGACGTAGATGAGCTCGTCGCCGTTGGGATGGCCGACGTCCGTGCTGTTGTAGATCTGGACGAGATGCCCGCCCAAGGTCGTCGACTGGATCGAGTTGTGGGCCGCGACGAGGCTTCCGCTGACGCCGCCCAGCACCACCTCGGCCGTGTAGTGGTCGGCGCCCGGCACCCAGAACTCGAGCTCCGCGTCCTGGCCCGAGTAAGCGACGTCGACGTCGGCCACGAAGCCCGCCGTGCCGCCGGGGTTGACGTCCGCCCCGGCGTGGGGCTTGGCCGCCCCGTCGTTGCCCATCGCGACGACGACCGGCGTGTTCGCCGCGAGGGCGCCGAGCGCGGATTCGAAGCCGGACGTCCCGTCATGGGGGCCGGATTGGGTGCCGAGACTCAGGTTGACGACCGCGCGTTTGCCCTCCCCCGCGGCCCGGGCGATGATGTAGGCGACGCCGTCCACGACGTCGGCGGTGTCGAACGTGGTGCGCACGACGATGAGGTCCGCGCTCGGCGCGATCCCTTTGAACGTCCCGGAGGGGATGGAGCCGCCCGTGCCGGTGCCGTCGCCCGCCGCGATCGAGGCGACGTGAGTGCCGTGCCCGTCGGCGTCCTCGGTGTTGATCGTCCCGCCCCCGCCCTGGATCTTGGTCGTGAGCTGCGACTGCGTGTATTGCGCGCCGTAGTTGTAGCCGGAGGGGAAAGGCCCGCCGGCGTGGGAGCTGATCGTCTGGTCCCAGAGGTAGAGGATGCGGGACGTGCTCGTCCCGGGGTAGGTGTTGTCGACCATGAAATCCCGGTGCGTGTAATCGATGCCCGTGTCGACGATGCCGACGACGACGCCCGAGCCCGTCGCGCCGGCGAGGTCGGTCGCCGCGGCCCCGTAGATCGTGCCGAGGGCGACGCCCGACGCCGTCGAGCTCGAGCGGACGGCGTCCATGAACGGGCGGGTCCGCACGCCGGCGTCGATCTTCCGCACGCGGCCGTCGGCGGCGAGGGCGTCAAGCGAGGCGTCGTCGGCGCGCGCGGTGACGACGTCGCCGGCCTGGGTGCCGAATTCGGCGTTCGGGAAGGCCGCGCGCAGGGCCGCGAGCGGCGTGCCGGGGGCGACCCGGATGAGCACGGACTGGCGCGGGCCCGCGGCGGCGCCGCCCGCGCCGGCCGGAGCGTAGCCTCCGGCGGAGACGGCGCGGCGCGCGCGGATGCGCGCGTCGATCTTCGCGGTTCGAGCGGACGCGACCGTCGCCCCGGCGAGGGACGCGGCCAGCACCGCCCCGAGCATCGCCGTCCTGCGCGGGAGAGCCATCTCCGTCCAGGATAACCCCGGGCACCTCCCCTGTCAATGCCGTACATATTAAGAGGAAGGCCCCGGAATCAGGAGACTCCGGGGCCTTCCACTCGAGGAACGAAGCGCGCTAGTCGGCTTTCTCGGCGGAGATCAGGCCCATGTCGATGCCTTTGACCACGGCCTCGGTCCGGTTCGACACGCTCAGCTTCTGGAACATGCTGTTGAGGTGGTTCTTGATCGTCTTGACGCTGCAGGCGAGCGAGGCGGCGATCTCCTTGTTGGACTGGCCCTGCCCGAGGTTGGAGAGGACCTTGATCTCGGTCTTCGTCAGCGCGACGAGGCTGGCCTCGGAGTTCGCGGAGCCCATCTGGCGCAGGCCGTCGATGAGCTTGCTCATCACGGGCTGCGGGATCATCACGCCCGAGTTCGCGAAGGTCTTCAGCGCGTTGACGAGTTCGGCCGCGGGGAGCATCTTCGAGAGATAGCCGTTCGCGCCGGCCTGGATGGCCTCCATCACGTGGGCCTCGTCCTCATAAGAAGAAAGGATCAGCACGTTCGTGGTCGGACAGTCCTTGTGGATCTGCCGCGTGGCCTCGATGCCGTCCATGTGGGGGAGCTTGATGTCGAGGAGGATCACGTTCGGCTTCAGCTTCTTGACGAGGCGCAGCGCCTCGCGGCCGTCGGCGGCCTCGCCGATGACGGAGATGTTCTTCTCGTTCTCGAGGAGGTCCTTGATGCCCTCGCGGAACAGCGTCTGGTCGTCTGCGATGACGACGGTGATCTTTTTCGCGACGGTGATCTTCTTGGCCATGAGTCATAGTACACAATTCGCCGCGACTTGTGATACAATGTCGACCTTCCGGCGCCGTAGCTCAGTGGTAGAGCGGGCGTTTCATAAGCGCCATGTCGGAAGTTCGATCCTTCCCGGCGCCAAGATTTGGAAGACGCGCAAGACGCCCGGACGTTGACCTAGGTCAATGTTCGGGCATGTCATTTCTGTTTAAATGCGTTGACTTTAGTGTGAACTCAGCCGGACCAAGGAGAACTACACATGGCCGAAGCCCTCGTTGTCGCCAGCAAGGTGAAGAAGCTGGTCAAGGAAGCCGGACTCCGCACCGGCGGGGATTACATCGACGCCCTGTCCGCGAAGATCGAGGCGGCCGTCAAGGCGTCGATCCAGAAAGTCCAGGCCGAAGGAAAGAAGAAGACTCTCGGCATCGAAGACCTCGCCTAAGGCTATTGGGCATGCGCTCGTTCAGGGACTTCATGGAGTCCGCGCTATACGACCCTGAACGGGGCTATTATTCCGTCCGCGAGAAGGCCGCGGATTTCTACACCGCTCCCGAACTGCACCCCGCCTTTGGAGCGGTGCTGGCCGACAGGCTGGCGCTCCTCCTCGAGCGGGCAGCGGGGAACGCGCCGGACCGCGTCCTTAATATCGTCGAGGCCGGATGCGGGGACGGGACTTTAGCCTGCCAAGTCGCGCGGCGGCTCCGCGAAAAGCACCCGGGCCTCGCGGCCCGGGTGTCTTTCGTCCTGGTCGAGCGCGGACGCAAGGACCTGACGACGGCGATCCGCCGCCTCACCGCGTTCGGCATGCCCGTCGCGGCCTGCACCGAGATCGGGAAGCTCCCGCCCTTCGCCGGCGTGCTGTACTCCAACGAGCTGCTCGACGCCCTGCCGGTGCACCTGCTCGAGGCGCGCGGCGGGAAGATCCAGGAGGTCTTCGTCGACGAGGGGAACCGCGAGGTATGCGGCCCGCTGTCCCGGCCCGAGCTCGAGCCTCACGCCGCCGCGCTCGCCGGACGCCTTCAGGAAGGGGAGCGGCACGCGGTGAGCCTCGAGGCCAAGGCCTGGCTCTCCGCCGCGGCCGCCCGCGTCGAGGAGGGGTTCATCGTCTCCATCGACTACGGCAAGCGCTTCGCGCCCGGCGCCGCCAACCCTCCGCGCGCGTTCCACCGCCACGCCGTGGAGACCGAGCTCACGCGCGAGCCCGGAGCCCGGGACCTCACCGCGTCCGTGGACTTCGAGGCGCTGATCGGGGCGGGAGAGGCCTGCGGCCTCTCTCTTGATACCTTCGAGAGCCTCTCCAAGTTCCTGATCGACGGCGGGATGCTCGGCTTCCTCGAAGCCGCCGCCGGCGACGACTCCGCGGCCTACCGCGAGCGCGCCAAGCTCAAGACCCTGATCCACCCCGAAGGGATGGGAGAGGTCTTCAAGGTCCTTATACAGAGGAAAGCGAAATGATGAGCGCCTATGCCGTCGTCTACGCCTTCGTCGTCGTCGCCGTCGGCTTCGCCGCGGTGACGCTCGGCCTGGCCAAGCTCCTGCGCCCGAGCGTCCCGTACGCCCGGAAGGAAAGCACCTACGAGTGCGGCATCCCCGCGGTCGGCTCGACCGAGGTCAAGCTCAACATCCGCTTCCACGTCTTCGCCCTGCTCTTCGTGCTCTTCGACGTGGAAGTCCTCTACGTATACCCGTGGGCGGTGACCGCGCGCGAGCTCGGCACGCTCGCGCTCGTGGAGATGGGTATCTTCATCGCGATCCTGCTGCTGGGGCTCGCGTTCGCGTGGCGCAAGGGCGCGCTGAGCTGGGAGTAGAACTATGGGCATGATCCTCGAGAAGCTGCCGGGACTGACCAAGGGCCTGCCGGGAGGGGAGCTCCTCCTGACGACCTCGGATTACTTCATCGACCTGGGCCGCCGGCAGTCGATGTGGCCGATGACCTTCGGGCTCGCCTGCTGCGCCATCGAGATGATGGCCTCCTACGCGTCGCGCCTCGACTTCGACCGCATGGGCGTCATCCCGCGCGCGAGCCCCCGCCAGGCCGACGTGATGATCGTCGCCGGGACGGTCTGCAAGAAGATGGCCGAGCCCATCCTCGAGATTTACCATCAAATGCCCGAGCCTCGCTTCGTGATCTCGATGGGCTCCTGCGCCAACTGCGGCGGCCCGTACTACGACTCCTACTCCGTGCTCAAGGGAGTCGACCGCATCGTCCCCGTCGACGTGTACATCGCCGGCTGCCCGCCGCGCCCCGAGGCGCTGCAGTACGCCGTCGTCAAGCTCCAGGAAAAGATCGCCAAGATGTCGCTCAAGAAAGGCCTCGCGACCGTCCAGCAGGAAAAGGGCAGCCGCGACATCAACGGCTGAGATTATGACCAACGACGAGATTTTCGCCAAGATCCAAGCGAAGTTCCCCAAGATCGAGAAGGCCGCCGTTCAGGTGAAGGATTACCTCACCGTGCGCCTGAACTCCAAGGACGAGCTGGTCCCGTTCGCCCAGTGGCTGAAGGATTCGTCCTTCGACATGCTCGAGACCGTCACCGCGACCGACCTGCTCGGACCCGTGGACATGAAGGGCTACATCCGCCAGCAGAACTTCAACCCGTTCCTGCCCGAAGGGGGGACCCCGCAGATCGAGTCGGCCCCGACCGCCGGCTACCCGTACCGCCCGGCGATGGACCTGCTCTACGTCTTCTTCTCCGTCAACGAGCGCGCCCGGGTGTTCGTGCGCCTCGAGCAGCCCCGCGAGAGCGTCAGCGTCCCGAGCCTCGTGCCCCTGTTCAAGAGCGCGGACTGGCAGGAGCGCGAGGCCTTCGACCTGCTCGGCGTCCGCTACGAAGGGCACCCGAACCTGATCAAGATCCTGACCCCCGATTTCACCCAGGGCCACCCCCTGCGCAAAGACTACGTCCACATAAAGGACCGCTTCGATGAGTAATATCATGGCCTCCGGCGCCGACGCGTCGACGATGTCCGGACTCAAGTCGGACCAGCTCTTCATCAACCTCGGCCCCCAGCACCCGTCCACCCACGGCGTGCTCCGCATCGGCCTCACGATCAACGGCGAGGTCATCGTCAAGGCCGTGCCCGACATCGGCTACCTGCACCGCGGCACCGAGAAGCTCGCCGAGGTCCGCAACTACCACCACTGCGTCGTGCTGACCGACCGGTGGGACTACGTCGCGGCGATGCCCAACAACCTGGTCTTCTGCCTCGCCGCCGAGAAGCTGATGGGCGTCAAGGCCACACCGCGCGCCGACGCCCTGCGCGTGATCATGTGCGAGATGAACCGCGTCGCCTCGCACCTTTTGTTCTTCGGGACGTACGGCATCGACCTCGGCGCCTACACGCCGTTCCTGTACGCCTTCCGCGAGCGCGAGATGATCCTCGACCTCTTCGAGATGATCTGCGGCGCGCGCCTGACCTACAACTACATCCGCCTCGGCGGCGTGATGACGGACGCCTCCGAGGACTGGCTGAAGCGCACGAAGGAGTTCGTCGAGTACTTCAAGCCCCGCCTCGACGAGTACGACACGCTCCTCACCTACAACCCGATCTTCATGGCCCGCACGCAGGGCGTCGGGATCGTCACCCCCGAGGAGGCCGTGAGCTGGGCGCTCTCCGGCCCGAACCTGCGCGGCTCCGGCGTCAACCACGACGTCCGCAAGTCCGATCCCTACAGCGGCTACGAGAACTACGAGTTCGACGTGCCCCTCGGGAAGACCGGCTCCTGCTGGGACCGCTACTTCTGCCGCGTGCAGGAGATGCGCCAGTCCATCCGCATCATCGAGGCTGCGATCGCGAAGCTCCCGGCCGGCCCATTCATGGCTCCCGGCGTCGCGAAGATCCCCAAGCCCGCGCCCGGGGAGGCCTACGCGCACGTCGAGGGCGCGCGCGGCGACCTCGGCATCTACATCGCCTCCGACGGCGGCATCTCGCCGTTCCGGATGCACGTGCACGCGCCGTCGTTCATCAACCTCGCGATGCTCCAGGAGAAGCTCGTCGGCATGAAGGTCTCCGACGTCATCGCGCTCCTGGGCTCCATCGACATCGTCCTCGGCGAGGTGGACCGCTAATGACCGCCAAGAAACCGAACCCCGACGAGGGGAAGAAGCCGGATACGCCCAAGGCCCCCGAACCCGCAAAGGTCCCCGAAGCCGCGGCGGCTCCGGGCCCCGCTCCCGTCCCCGCCGCCGGTGGGGCCACCCCCGCGCCGGCAGTTCCTAAACCAGTCGTCCCGAAATACGTGGCCCCTGAGCCCGTGCTCAACCGCAGGGACGGCCGCCTCATCGAGGACCGCTTCTCCACCTGGCCCACCGAGCGCTTCGCCGACCGCTGGTCGAAGCCCGGGTTCCAATGGGGCGCCGGCATGCTCGCGGGCATCTTCCTCGGCCTCGGCATCACCGCCGGCCTCATCGGAGAGCTCTCGGCGTGGGGGGACAAGCTGTACGCGTTCATGACCGCCTTCGCCGCCGCGAAGGGCCTTCCGACTTTGGCCGTCGAGGCCGTCTGGGTCGCGATCAAGGTCCTCCTCGTCGTGCACGTCGTCCTCATCAACGGGCTCTGGTCGATCTGGTGGGAGCGGAAGGTCTCGGCCCACATCCAGACGCGCGTGGGCCCGACGTACGCGGGAAGCCCGAAGGGCTGGAACTTCCACGGCTGGGCGCAGACCGCGCTCGACGGCGTCAAGCTCTTCTTGAAGGAAGACGTGACTCCCGCCGCCGCGGACAAGTGGGTGCACGCGCTGGCTCCGGCCATGGTCGTGGCCCCCTGCATCATCGCCTTCGCGCCCGTCTCGTTCGGCGACAACCTGGCGGCGGCCAACCTCGACATCGGCACGCTGTACGTCTTCGCCTTCGCCGGCATCTCGGTCATCGGCGTCGTGATGGCGGGTTGGGCCTCGGGCAACAAGTACTCCTTGCTCGGCGGCCTGCGCGGCGCCGCGCAGATCGTCAGCTACGAGCTGCCCCGCGGGTTCTCGGTGGTGCCCGTCCTCATGTTCGCGGGCTCGCTCGACCTGCAGACGATCGCCGACGCGCAGGCCGGCTACTGGCACGGGATCCCGCGCTGGTTCATCTTTTATCCCGTGGTCGGGCAGCTCGCCTTCGTGATCTTCCTGATCGCGTCGGTGGCCGAGACGAACCGCACGCCCTTCGACATCCCCGAGGCCGAGTCCGAGCTCGTCAGCGGCTTCCACACCGAGTACTCCGGCATGAAGTGGTCCATCTTCTTCCTCGCCGAGTACGCCTACGTGCTGCTGGGCTCCTTCCTCCTCGCGACCTTCTTCCTGGGCGGCGGGGCCTCGCCGATCGATGCCGTTCCCTTCACCTTGATCCCGAGCTGGATGTGGATGCTCGGCAAGGCGATGCTGATGATGTTCGTCTTCCTGTGGATCCGCTGGACCTTGCCCCGCTTCCGGGTCGACCAGCTGATGGATTTCACCTGGAAGTTCCTGCTCCCCTGGAGCTTCGCGAACATCGCGATCGCCGGCCTGTATCTCGCGTTCTGGCTCAAATGAGGACCTCATGATCCGCTACTTCGCCAGCATCTTCAGCAACTCCAAGGCCATCGTCCAGGGCCATTGGATCACGCTCAAGTACATGTTCAAGCCGGCCGTCACGATCCACTATCCCGACGAGAAGCTGGTGCCCTTCGAGATGTACCGGGGCGCGCTCCTCTTCGACCAGCAGACCTGCATCTCCTGCAACCTGTGCGTGAAGGCCTGCCCGTCGAACTGCATCCAGCTCGAGAACGCCAAGAACGAGACCGGCAAGAAGATCGCCAAGGTCGAGTGGTACTCGATCGACTTCGGCAAGTGCAACTTCTGCCGCCTGTGCGAGGAGGCCTGCCCGACGAAGCCCAAGTCCGTCTGGCACTCCCTCGACTACGAGGTCATCTTCACCAAGCGCGACGAGATGGTGCGCTGCTGGAAGAAGGACTTCCCGTTCATCGGCAAGTACTTCGACCGCAAGGGCCAGGACTTCAAGGATCCGGAAGGCCAGATCGCCATCCACGACGTCCGGCCGAGGAGGAGCTAGCGTGATAGACCAGATCGTTTTTTACTCGCTCTCCATCCTGACCGTGGCCTCGGCCTTGGCCGTGGTCCTGCATCGCAACACGGTGCACTCCTCCTTGTTCCTCGGCCTGTCGCTGGCCGGGGTCGCCGGCGTCTTCGCCTCGCTCGGAGCGGACTTCCTGTTCGGGGCCCAGATCATGGTCTACGTGTCCGGCATCGCGGTGCTCGTGATGTTCGTCGTCATGCTGCTCGGCCGGGCCTCGGACCTGCACCTGCGCCAGGTCAACGAGCGCTGGATGGCCGCGCTCCTCGTCGTCGCCGTCGCCGCCGTAGGCCTGCTCAAGGTCGCGGGACTGCACGCCGGCGCCGTCGTCACGGCCGCCGCGAAGCCCGGCACCCGCGACATCGGCCGGCTTTTCCTCGGCGAGTGGCTCCTGCCTTTCGAGCTGATCTCGCTCGTCCTGCTCGCGGCGCTGCTCGGCGCCGTCTTCTTCACCCGCACGGAGAACGCCTCATGAACGCCCCTCTGACCCTGGCGCACTACATGACCTTGGCCGGCATCCTCTTCCTGATCGGCGTCTTCGGCGCGCTGACCCGGCGCAACATCATCGGCATCCTGATGTCGATCGAGCTCATGTTCAACGCCGCCAACATCAACCTCGCCGCGTTCGACCGCTTCCTCCACCCGGAGGGCGTGACCGGCCAGGCGCTGGCGCTTTTCGTGATGACCGTGGCCGCCGCCGAGATCGTCGTCGGCCTCGCCTTGCTGCTCGCGATCTACCGCGGCACGGACACCGTGTACGCCGAAGACTTCAATCTCCTCAAGGGCTGATATGATCGAACACGCCTACCTGATCCCGCTGATCCCGTTCGCCGCGTCGCTGATCATGATGTTCGGCGCGAAGGAAGACCCGCATTCGCCCGCGCCGTGGATAGGCATCGGCGCGATGGCCATCTGCCTCGGCATGTCGCTGTCCATCCTGTCGGCCGTGGCGGGCGGGACCATCCCGCTGCCCTACGAGCACAACTGGCAGTGGTTCTCCTTCGCGGCCTCCATCGGGGGGAGGTCCTTCCTCTACGACATGCCCATCGGCGTGCTGATCGACGGCCCCGCCGCGATCCTGCTCGTCGTCGTGACCCTCGTCAGCCTCATGGTGCAGGTCTACTCGATCGCCTACATGCACGAGGACACGCGCTACAAGCGCTACTTCGCCTTCGTCTCGTTCTTCACGGCGTCGATGCTCGGCCTCGTGGTCTCGAGCAACATCCTCGTCGGCTTCATGAGCTGGGAGCTGATGGGATTATCGTCTTACCTATTGATCGGGTTTTGGTTTGAAAAAGACGGGCCGACGGAGGCGCAGAAGAAGGCCTTCATGACCACCAAGCTCGGCGACTCCGGCCTGTACCTCGCCCTGCTGTTCATCTTCGCGAAGGTCGGCTCCTTCCAGATCACCCAGATCCACCAGTTCATCAACCAGGGCTACATGACGCCGACGGTCGCGACGGTGATCGCGATCGGCATCCTGTTCGGGGCCATGGGCAAGTCCGCGCAGTTCCCGCTGTTCATCTGGCTGCCCGACGCGATGGAGGGCCCGACGCCCGGCTCGGCGCTGATCCACGCGGCGACCATGGTCGCGGCCGGCATCTTCGTGGTCGCCCGCCTGTACTTCGTGTTCCTCGCCGCCCCCGACGCGATGCTCGCCGCGGCGTGGATCGGCTGCATCACGGCCTTCATGGCCGCCGCGATGGCCCTCGTCAGCTACGACATCAAGCGCGTGCTGGCCTTCTCGACCGTCTCCCAGCTCGGCTTCATGATGTGCGCGCTCGGCGTCGGCGGCTACACCGCCGGCCTGTTCCACCTGACGACGCACGCGTTCTTCA contains the following coding sequences:
- a CDS encoding NADH-quinone oxidoreductase subunit C, with amino-acid sequence MTNDEIFAKIQAKFPKIEKAAVQVKDYLTVRLNSKDELVPFAQWLKDSSFDMLETVTATDLLGPVDMKGYIRQQNFNPFLPEGGTPQIESAPTAGYPYRPAMDLLYVFFSVNERARVFVRLEQPRESVSVPSLVPLFKSADWQEREAFDLLGVRYEGHPNLIKILTPDFTQGHPLRKDYVHIKDRFDE
- a CDS encoding NADH-quinone oxidoreductase subunit D, with protein sequence MSGLKSDQLFINLGPQHPSTHGVLRIGLTINGEVIVKAVPDIGYLHRGTEKLAEVRNYHHCVVLTDRWDYVAAMPNNLVFCLAAEKLMGVKATPRADALRVIMCEMNRVASHLLFFGTYGIDLGAYTPFLYAFREREMILDLFEMICGARLTYNYIRLGGVMTDASEDWLKRTKEFVEYFKPRLDEYDTLLTYNPIFMARTQGVGIVTPEEAVSWALSGPNLRGSGVNHDVRKSDPYSGYENYEFDVPLGKTGSCWDRYFCRVQEMRQSIRIIEAAIAKLPAGPFMAPGVAKIPKPAPGEAYAHVEGARGDLGIYIASDGGISPFRMHVHAPSFINLAMLQEKLVGMKVSDVIALLGSIDIVLGEVDR
- the nuoH gene encoding NADH-quinone oxidoreductase subunit NuoH, yielding MTAFAAAKGLPTLAVEAVWVAIKVLLVVHVVLINGLWSIWWERKVSAHIQTRVGPTYAGSPKGWNFHGWAQTALDGVKLFLKEDVTPAAADKWVHALAPAMVVAPCIIAFAPVSFGDNLAAANLDIGTLYVFAFAGISVIGVVMAGWASGNKYSLLGGLRGAAQIVSYELPRGFSVVPVLMFAGSLDLQTIADAQAGYWHGIPRWFIFYPVVGQLAFVIFLIASVAETNRTPFDIPEAESELVSGFHTEYSGMKWSIFFLAEYAYVLLGSFLLATFFLGGGASPIDAVPFTLIPSWMWMLGKAMLMMFVFLWIRWTLPRFRVDQLMDFTWKFLLPWSFANIAIAGLYLAFWLK
- a CDS encoding NADH-quinone oxidoreductase subunit I is translated as MIRYFASIFSNSKAIVQGHWITLKYMFKPAVTIHYPDEKLVPFEMYRGALLFDQQTCISCNLCVKACPSNCIQLENAKNETGKKIAKVEWYSIDFGKCNFCRLCEEACPTKPKSVWHSLDYEVIFTKRDEMVRCWKKDFPFIGKYFDRKGQDFKDPEGQIAIHDVRPRRS
- a CDS encoding NADH-quinone oxidoreductase subunit J encodes the protein MIDQIVFYSLSILTVASALAVVLHRNTVHSSLFLGLSLAGVAGVFASLGADFLFGAQIMVYVSGIAVLVMFVVMLLGRASDLHLRQVNERWMAALLVVAVAAVGLLKVAGLHAGAVVTAAAKPGTRDIGRLFLGEWLLPFELISLVLLAALLGAVFFTRTENAS
- the nuoK gene encoding NADH-quinone oxidoreductase subunit NuoK, whose translation is MTLAHYMTLAGILFLIGVFGALTRRNIIGILMSIELMFNAANINLAAFDRFLHPEGVTGQALALFVMTVAAAEIVVGLALLLAIYRGTDTVYAEDFNLLKG